From Coturnix japonica isolate 7356 chromosome 1, Coturnix japonica 2.1, whole genome shotgun sequence, the proteins below share one genomic window:
- the NXPE3 gene encoding NXPE family member 3 isoform X1: MWRDSFRLQIFCLLMAVLAVVVLVHNFFQVEHLDDYTVSGSNWITESNDQTSLSQTTKSTRKPYCGYEQQTLSKRERAEQESLLAALQWPKPPDDKIAFLQSTDPVHSDFVIVKPSKFFEVGDQLEVVVRVRDFQGKPKQYGGDYLQARIHSPLLKAGAIGRIVDCHNGLYKVFFTLLWPGEVEVSVTLVHPSEAVQVLLRLREERPDRVYFKSSFKSGRYSETTECNVCLPGDLPVCNFTDLYSGEPWFCYKPRKLSCASRISHAKGGYQKGLLTHEESLFFQSGVNIKMPILSSGPDSVIVKPKAFTADSLLASGGQSELQDVIKFPTQDSSNMDRAEDPTVFPSGYYYEDLWRPRTHWIYHFNKSDDISKCLQGKVIHLFGDSTMRQWFEYLTATVPDLVEFNLGSPKNVGPFMSVDLKHNILLKFRCHGPPIRFTTVFTSELRYIANELNGIVGGRNTVIAITIWSHFSTFPVEVYIRRLRNIRRAVIQLLDRSPKTLIVIRTANVQELGPEVSLFNSDWYSLQLDSVMRKMFSGIAVHFVDAWEMSLAHYLPHNLHPKEVIVRNQIDTFLSYVCPLQI; the protein is encoded by the exons ATGTGGCGTGATTCATTCAGATTGCAAATCTTCTGCCTTCTTATGGCAGTACTGGCTGTTGTGGTGCTGGTCCATAACTTTTTTCAGGTAGAG cACCTGGATGACTACACAGTTTCAGGATCAAATTGGATAACAGAGAGCAATGACCAGACTTCTCTATCACAGACAACTAAATCTACCAGGAAGCCTTACTGCGGTTATGAGCAGCAGACTTTGTCCAAAAGAGAACGAGCAGAACAGGAATCACTGCTTGCTGCACTACAATGGCCAAAACCCCCTGATgacaaaattgcttttttacAAAGCACTGATCCGGTACACAGTGACTTTGTGATTGTGAAGCCCAGCAAGTTCTTCGAGGTGGGTGACCAGTTAGAGGTGGTTGTTCGCGTGAGGGATTTCCAAGGCAAACCCAAGCAATATGGTGGAGACTATCTACAGGCACGAATCCACTCTCCTCTGCTGAAAGCTGGAGCAATAGGAAGGATTGTAGATTGCCATAACGGCCTTTACAAAGTCTTTTTCACATTACTTTGGCCAGGAGAGGTGGAAGTATCTGTGACTCTTGTCCATCCAAGTGAAGCGGTCCAAGTCCTCCTGCGTTTACGAGAAGAAAGGCCTGAcagagtttattttaaaagttcattcAAGTCTGGGAGGTATTCAGAAACTACTGAGTGCAATGTGTGCTTGCCTGGAGATCTTCCAGTCTGTAACTTCACAGATCTCTACAGTGGTGAGCCATGGTTCTGTTACAAGCCACGGAAACTGTCCTGTGCCAGCCGAATCAGCCATGCCAAGGGTGGATATCAAAAAGGCCTTCTGACGCATGAAGAAAGCCTCTTTTTCCAAAG TGGTGTGAACATCAAAATGCCGATACTCTCCAGCGGACCTGACTCGGTGATTGTAAAGCCCAAGGCATTTACAG ctgactcattgcttgcctcaggtggtcagtCAGAGCTTCAGGATGTGATCAAGTTTCCCACACAAG attccAGCAATATGGACAGAGCTGAAGATCCCACAGTTTTCCCTTCTGGTTATTACTATGAAGACCTTTGGAGGCCAAGAACACACTGGATTTATCATTTTAACAAGTCAGACGACATAAGCAAGTGCTTGCAAGGAAAAGTAATCCACTTGTTTGGAGACTCTACAATGAGGCAGTGGTTTGAGTATCTGACTGCAACTGTTCCag ATCTGGTGGAATTTAATCTGGGGAGTCCTAAGAATGTGGGCCCTTTTATGTCTGTGGATCTGAAGCACAATATCCTACTGAAATTCCGCTGTCACGGACCACCCATTCGCTTTACCACAGTCTTTACAAGTGAACTGCGCTACATTGCTAACGAACTGAATGGCATTGTTGGGGGGAGAAACACTGTGATAGCCATAACTATATGGTCCCACTTCAGCACTTTCCCTGTGGAAGTGTATATCAGGAGGCTGAGGAACATTCGGAGGGCAGTTATTCAACTGCTGGACCGCAGCCCCAAGACTTTAATTGTCATCAGAACTGCAAACGTTCAGGAGCTTGGGCCAGAAGTGAGCCTCTTTAACAGTGACTGGTATTCCCTTCAGCTTGATTCTGTCATGAGGAAAATGTTCTCAGGAATTGCTGTGCACTTTGTGGATGCTTGGGAGATGTCTCTGGCTCATTACTTGCCACATAACTTGCACCCAAAAGAAGTAATTGTTAGGAATCAAATAGACACATTTCTATCTTATGTGTGCCCTCTGCAAATTTAG
- the NXPE3 gene encoding NXPE family member 3 isoform X2, translating into MWRDSFRLQIFCLLMAVLAVVVLVHNFFQVEHLDDYTVSGSNWITESNDQTSLSQTTKSTRKPYCGYEQQTLSKRERAEQESLLAALQWPKPPDDKIAFLQSTDPVHSDFVIVKPSKFFEVGDQLEVVVRVRDFQGKPKQYGGDYLQARIHSPLLKAGAIGRIVDCHNGLYKVFFTLLWPGEVEVSVTLVHPSEAVQVLLRLREERPDRVYFKSSFKSGRYSETTECNVCLPGDLPVCNFTDLYSGEPWFCYKPRKLSCASRISHAKGGYQKGLLTHEESLFFQSGVNIKMPILSSGPDSVIVKPKAFTDSSNMDRAEDPTVFPSGYYYEDLWRPRTHWIYHFNKSDDISKCLQGKVIHLFGDSTMRQWFEYLTATVPDLVEFNLGSPKNVGPFMSVDLKHNILLKFRCHGPPIRFTTVFTSELRYIANELNGIVGGRNTVIAITIWSHFSTFPVEVYIRRLRNIRRAVIQLLDRSPKTLIVIRTANVQELGPEVSLFNSDWYSLQLDSVMRKMFSGIAVHFVDAWEMSLAHYLPHNLHPKEVIVRNQIDTFLSYVCPLQI; encoded by the exons ATGTGGCGTGATTCATTCAGATTGCAAATCTTCTGCCTTCTTATGGCAGTACTGGCTGTTGTGGTGCTGGTCCATAACTTTTTTCAGGTAGAG cACCTGGATGACTACACAGTTTCAGGATCAAATTGGATAACAGAGAGCAATGACCAGACTTCTCTATCACAGACAACTAAATCTACCAGGAAGCCTTACTGCGGTTATGAGCAGCAGACTTTGTCCAAAAGAGAACGAGCAGAACAGGAATCACTGCTTGCTGCACTACAATGGCCAAAACCCCCTGATgacaaaattgcttttttacAAAGCACTGATCCGGTACACAGTGACTTTGTGATTGTGAAGCCCAGCAAGTTCTTCGAGGTGGGTGACCAGTTAGAGGTGGTTGTTCGCGTGAGGGATTTCCAAGGCAAACCCAAGCAATATGGTGGAGACTATCTACAGGCACGAATCCACTCTCCTCTGCTGAAAGCTGGAGCAATAGGAAGGATTGTAGATTGCCATAACGGCCTTTACAAAGTCTTTTTCACATTACTTTGGCCAGGAGAGGTGGAAGTATCTGTGACTCTTGTCCATCCAAGTGAAGCGGTCCAAGTCCTCCTGCGTTTACGAGAAGAAAGGCCTGAcagagtttattttaaaagttcattcAAGTCTGGGAGGTATTCAGAAACTACTGAGTGCAATGTGTGCTTGCCTGGAGATCTTCCAGTCTGTAACTTCACAGATCTCTACAGTGGTGAGCCATGGTTCTGTTACAAGCCACGGAAACTGTCCTGTGCCAGCCGAATCAGCCATGCCAAGGGTGGATATCAAAAAGGCCTTCTGACGCATGAAGAAAGCCTCTTTTTCCAAAG TGGTGTGAACATCAAAATGCCGATACTCTCCAGCGGACCTGACTCGGTGATTGTAAAGCCCAAGGCATTTACAG attccAGCAATATGGACAGAGCTGAAGATCCCACAGTTTTCCCTTCTGGTTATTACTATGAAGACCTTTGGAGGCCAAGAACACACTGGATTTATCATTTTAACAAGTCAGACGACATAAGCAAGTGCTTGCAAGGAAAAGTAATCCACTTGTTTGGAGACTCTACAATGAGGCAGTGGTTTGAGTATCTGACTGCAACTGTTCCag ATCTGGTGGAATTTAATCTGGGGAGTCCTAAGAATGTGGGCCCTTTTATGTCTGTGGATCTGAAGCACAATATCCTACTGAAATTCCGCTGTCACGGACCACCCATTCGCTTTACCACAGTCTTTACAAGTGAACTGCGCTACATTGCTAACGAACTGAATGGCATTGTTGGGGGGAGAAACACTGTGATAGCCATAACTATATGGTCCCACTTCAGCACTTTCCCTGTGGAAGTGTATATCAGGAGGCTGAGGAACATTCGGAGGGCAGTTATTCAACTGCTGGACCGCAGCCCCAAGACTTTAATTGTCATCAGAACTGCAAACGTTCAGGAGCTTGGGCCAGAAGTGAGCCTCTTTAACAGTGACTGGTATTCCCTTCAGCTTGATTCTGTCATGAGGAAAATGTTCTCAGGAATTGCTGTGCACTTTGTGGATGCTTGGGAGATGTCTCTGGCTCATTACTTGCCACATAACTTGCACCCAAAAGAAGTAATTGTTAGGAATCAAATAGACACATTTCTATCTTATGTGTGCCCTCTGCAAATTTAG